Within Microterricola gilva, the genomic segment CACGCATGCGGCGCTGACGGAGGATGCGGCGGCCAGCACGCCGTCCCACGCTCCCCTGGCCGAGGAGGTCGCGACGCTGACGCGGCGACGCCAGGCGATCGCGGAGTTGAAGCTTCCGCTCCCCGAGAAGACACGCGTGCTCACGATCTCGAATCAGAAGGGCGGCGTCGGCAAGACGACGACGGCCGTCAATCTGGCCGCCGCGCTCGCACGTCTCGGCGCCAAGGTCTTGGTCATCGACCTCGACCCGCAGGGCAACGCCTCGACCGCGCTCGGTGTCGAGCATCGCGCCGATGTGCCGAGCATCTACAACGTGATCATCGAGGATCTCCCCCTCTCCGCGGTGGTTCAGAAGAGCCCAGAAGAGGGCGAGCTGTACTGCGTTCCAGCAAATATTCACCTGGCTGGAGCGGAAATCGAACTGGTTTCGCTCGTTGCCAGGGAGCAGCGCCTGCGTCGAGCCCTCGATCTCCACATCGCGGAGATGGACGAGCCGTACGACTACGTCTTCATCGACTGCCCGCCGTCGCTCGGCCTCCTCACCATCAACGCCTTTGTGGCTGCGAGCGAGGTTCTGATCCCCATCCAGTGCGAGTACTACGCACTCGAGGGGCTCAGCCAACTGCTGAAGAACATCGAGATGATCGAGAAGCATCTCAACCCCGTGCTCCGCGTCTCGACGATCCTCCTCACGATGTACGACTCGCGCACCAATCTGGCGAATCAGGTCGCTCAGGACGTTCGCGACCACTTTCCCCAGCAGGTGCTCGGCACGATCATTCCCCGCTCCGTGCGCGTCTCCGAGGCTCCGAGTTACGGTCAGAGCGTCATCAGCTACGACACCAATTCGACCGGGTCGCTCTCCTATCAGGAGGCGGCAGCCGAGATGGCGCGTCGAGGCGCACCCGTAGTCACCCCCCGTACAGGAAGCAGGTAGTCATGGCGAAGCGAACCGGACTCGGGCGCGGCATCGGCGCACTGATCCCCACGATCGACGAGACTCGTGGGCGGCCCGTCGACGTGTTCTTCCCGGACACGATCGGTGCGGCTCAGGCCCTGGCCGACGCCGACGGCCGTGACGAACTGCTCGTGGTGCCAGGCGCCCGTCTGGCGCATCTGAACCCGGCCGACATCGTTCCGAATGCCGTGCAGCCCCGCACAGTCTTCAACGAGCAGGATCTCGCCGAACTCGTGCACAGCGTGCGCGAGATCGGCGTGCTGCAGCCGATTGTCGTGCGTCCGCACCCTGAGCTGACCGGTAAGTACGAGCTCGTCATGGGTGAGCGCCGGCTCCGTGCCACCAAGGAGGTCGGGCTCGACACCATTCCTGCCGTCATCCGCGACACAGCAGACGACGACATGCTGCGGGACGCACTGCTCGAGAACCTCCACCGCTCCCAGTTGAACCCCCTGGAGGAAGCTTCCGCCTACCAGCAGCTCCTCAGCGACTTCGGCATCACACAGGAGGAGCTCGGCAATCGGCTCGGTCGCTCGCGCCCGCAGATCACCAACACGCTGCGCTTGCTCAAGCTCCCCTCCCCCGTTCAGCTGCGCGTTGCCGCCGGCGTGTTGTCGGCGGGCCACGCCCGCGCCATTCTCTC encodes:
- a CDS encoding ParA family protein, with product MTEDAAASTPSHAPLAEEVATLTRRRQAIAELKLPLPEKTRVLTISNQKGGVGKTTTAVNLAAALARLGAKVLVIDLDPQGNASTALGVEHRADVPSIYNVIIEDLPLSAVVQKSPEEGELYCVPANIHLAGAEIELVSLVAREQRLRRALDLHIAEMDEPYDYVFIDCPPSLGLLTINAFVAASEVLIPIQCEYYALEGLSQLLKNIEMIEKHLNPVLRVSTILLTMYDSRTNLANQVAQDVRDHFPQQVLGTIIPRSVRVSEAPSYGQSVISYDTNSTGSLSYQEAAAEMARRGAPVVTPRTGSR
- a CDS encoding ParB/RepB/Spo0J family partition protein → MAKRTGLGRGIGALIPTIDETRGRPVDVFFPDTIGAAQALADADGRDELLVVPGARLAHLNPADIVPNAVQPRTVFNEQDLAELVHSVREIGVLQPIVVRPHPELTGKYELVMGERRLRATKEVGLDTIPAVIRDTADDDMLRDALLENLHRSQLNPLEEASAYQQLLSDFGITQEELGNRLGRSRPQITNTLRLLKLPSPVQLRVAAGVLSAGHARAILSVVEPEAMQSLADKIVNEDLSVRAAEAAASKSPKPAPKVKPHAGTRQGHLNEIAERLGDRLNTRVKMRLGARKGQITIDFATVSDLNRILGEIGEPGFTK